The genomic interval TACAGGTGACCTGGGGAAACAAACCATGGATTGGTCTTTGTTGTTAATTATAACCGGACTGGCCATTGCCGGGATATTCATCGGCTCCAGCCTGAGTAAAAAGATCCATGCCGATCAGTTGAAGAAAGGATTTGGATGGTTTGTGTTGGTAATGGGGGTGTATATTATTATTAAAGAGTTGTTTGTTTGAGAGAGCTGGTAGCTATTAGCTACCAGCTTTTAGGATAGGAAGAATAAAAGGTAAGTGACTGTTGCTACAATTAATTAGAATTAAATAAATAATTTTTGACAATTCAAATTATTAATAACTAAAAGCAAATCGCTAAAAACTTATAGCCAACAGCTATCAGCTTGAATAATAAAAACGAAAACACGAAACATATGAAAATCGAACAGATCTACACCGGATGTCTGGCGCAAGGCGCCTACTACATTGAAAGCGATGGGGAGGCCGTGATCATCGATCCGCTGCGGGAGGTAGAACCTTATATTCAAAAGGCCGAAAGGAATGGAGCCAGGATCAAATATGTATTGGAGACTCACTTCCATGCGGATTTTGTTTCGGGTCACCTCGATTTGTCAAAAAAAACCGGAGCACCGATCGTATATGGCCCCAATGCCAAACCTGCGTTTGATTTCTATGCGGCTAAAGATGGCGAAGAATTGAAAGTGGGAAAAGCCACCATCAAGGTTTTGCATACACCCGGGCATACCATGGAAAGTACATGTTACCTGCTAAAAGATGAACATGGCAAAGATGTTGGATTGTTTAGCGGGGATACGCTTTTTATTGGTGATGTTGGCCGTCCCGACCTGGCGCAAAAAGTAAAAGCCGATCTGACACAGGATATGCTGGCAGGTTATTTATTTGATTCCCTTCGTAATAAGATCATGCCCTTATCCGATGATATCACCGTTTACCCTGCGCATGGCGCCGGTAGTGCCTGTGGTAAGAATATGAGTAAGGAAACCACTGATAGCCTGGGAAATCAGAAGAAGACGAATTATGCCCTGCGCGCCGATATGACAAAAGAAGAGTTCATCAAAGAGGTTACCACCGGATTGGTTGCACCACCCGCTTATTTCCCTTTGAATGTGATGCTGAATATCCAGGGTTATGAGAGTATTGATACGGTATTGGAACGTGGCCTGAAGGGGTTAAGTCCCGAAGCATTTGAAGCGGCTGCCAATGAAACAGGTGCTTTATTGCTTGATGTGCGTGATGCGCAGACCTTCTCCAAAGCCTTTGTCCCCAATTCGATCAATATCGGTTTGTCTGGCTCTTTTGCTCCCTGGGTAGGTGCCATGATCCCTGATATCAAACAAGAGATCCTCATCATCACTGACCCGGGTACGGAGGAAGAAGTGGTTACCCGTCTTAGCCGGGTGGGCTATGATCATGTGATCGGATTCCTCGAAGGAGGGATCGAAGCCTGGAAAAAAGCAGGTAAAGAAACGGATTCCATCCGCAGCATAACAGCGGAAGAACTGGCGGATATCCTGGATAAAGAACCAGGTGCCAATGTGCTGGATGTACGAAAGAATAGTGAGTTCCTGAGCGAACACATCATTGGAGCGGAGAATGCACCACTCGATTTTATCAACGATTCGATGAGCCAGATCGACAAGAATGCAACGACCTATGTCCATTGTGCAGGGGGCTATCGTTCCATGGTCTTTACCTCGATCCTGCGTGCCCGTGGGTTTGATAACCTGGTAGATGTAAAGGGTGGGTTCAAAGCGATCAAGGAGACAAATCGATTTAAGGTGAGTGATTATGTGTGCCCCACAACTTTGTTATAATAAATTAAATCTCTAATCATGTTATCCCTGTTCAAGAAGCTTTTTGGCGGGACCCCGGTTGACTTCAAACAACTGATGAATGAAGGGGCCCTGATCATTGACGTGCGTTCACCGGGTGAATTCAAGAGCGGTCATATTAAAGGGGCGATCAATATTCCTCTTGATCAACTGAGTTCTAAAATTTCTGACCTGAAGAAAAAGAACAAAAAGCTCATCACCTGTTGCCGCAGTGGTAGCCGTAGCGGAATGGCAAAAGGAATGTTGCGGTCTGCGGGTTTGGATTGTGTGAACGGTGGTCCCTGGGACTCTCTGAACAGGAAAATCAGTTAATCATGCTCCTGGCGAGATATTTCCTGCTCCTGCTGTTCATCAGCAGGGCCTGGCCTCTTTTTGCCCAGCACCAGGAATTGACAGATCAACCGGGGCTATGGCGTGGCCAGAGTGACAAACAAGCGGATACGCTCTCCCTACTCAGTGCATTTAAACGAGGCACCCTGCAAGGGCATTTCAGGTATTTTTTCATGGCTACGGATAATACGCGCCCTTATCGGGATTATTATGCCCATGCAATGGGTGGAGGGATCAAATATGAAACAGCACCATTTCACGGGTTTCGAATGGGCGTCAGTGGTTTCTTTGCTTTCAATATTGGTTCCTCAAACCTCTCCGATCCAGATCCCCTGACCGGGCAAATGAATCGGTATGAGATCGGTCTATTTGATATTAAGGATCCTGCCAACCGCACGGATATTGATCGGCTGGAAGAACTCTATCTTCAATATGAAAAGAAAAGAACAACGATTCGTGTTGGCCGGCAATTGATCAATACTCCTTTTATCAATCTGCAGGACGGGCGTATGCGTCCAACAGAGGTTAGCGGAGTTTGGACCGAGACGAGTATCGGGTTAAGTACCCGCGTACAAGCTGGTTTTCTGTATAAGGTCTCTCCACGAAGTACGGTCAACTGGTATAATATTGGTTCATCTATTGGAGTGTACCCAACTGGTATTAGCCCTAATGGAGAACGCTCTGGTTATGCCGGTTACATTAAAAGCAAAGGCATTCTGCTGATGGGGTTACACCATAAATGGCCTGGTGGTTTAGAAGGGAGTATTTGGAACCAGTTTGTGGAGAATGTTTTCAATACCACCTTGATTCAGGCTGATTGGAAAACAAAACCAAAGGCAGGGACCCATTGGTTGGCCGGAATCCAGTTCATTCAACAGAACGCTGTCAATGCAGGAGGGAATTCAGACCCGGTGCATACTTATTATGAGCCACGCGGCCAGGCCAGGACCTTTGGCATCAGGGTTGGATTGGCATCGAACCGCTGGGAGGCAAATCTGAATTACAATCGGATTACGGCTAAGGGTCGATACCTGATGCCACGGGAATGGGGCCGTGAACCCTTTTTTACCTTTATGCCCAGAGAGAGAAATGAAGGTTTAGGGGATGTACATGCCCTGGTGCTAAAGTTGGGATATAAAATACCGGCCCAACGTATAAAACTGGCAGCGGCCGCCGGGTATTTTGACCTTCCGGATGTTAAGGATTACGCCCTGAATAAGTATGGTTTCCCATCCTATGCTCAGTTCAATGTTGACCTGCGCTATGAATTTGGAGGCTGGCTAAAAGGACTTGACGCCCAGTTATTAGCTGTTTATAAGGCACGTACCGGACCGGATCCGGGTGAGGGTAAATACATTATCAACAAAGTGGACATGCTGCTTTGGAACCTGGTATTTAACTTTCACTTCTGACCCGGTTTGGTGATCTTTATCACTGAATTAAGAGACCAGGTGGTCTTAAATTGATCTTTATTAAACGAAACAACGATTATGACAGAGTTATTGAAACAACCATGGCCCTGGTATGTGGCAGGCGCGATCATCGGGTTGATCGTTCCGGCCCTATTGATCCTGGGCAATAAGCACTTTGGAATTTCGGCAAACCTCCGACATACCTGTGCGGCCTGTTTCCCGGCCGGTATCAATTTTTTTAAGTATGATTGGAAGAAGGAGATATGGAATTTCTTTTTCGTAGCGGGCATTTTTGCAGGCGCCTTTATTGCCGCACAATTACTGGCCAATCCGGCCCCTGTGCAGGTACACCCCAACCTGGTGAATGAACTGGAACAATATGGAATCAAAGACCGCTCAAACCTGATGCCTGCCGACCTGTTTTCCATGGAAAGCCTGTTTAGCCTGCGTGGATTGATCATGCTGATTGGCGGAGGGTTTCTGGTTGGTTTTGGTTCAAGGTATGCCGGAGGCTGTACTTCTGGTCATTCTATCATGGGGCTTAGTAATCTTCAATGGCCATCCCTTGTCGCCACCATCATGTTTATGGCAGGTGGTTTTCTGATGGTGAATTTGATCCTGCCACACATCCTTCGTCTTTGATCCACCTTTAAATTGTAATCAATGAAAGAGAGTAATACTGTTAAAATTGAAGCACCGTTGGTAAGTGAAGTGGAGGATAATGTGGACTTTGAAGTTCGCTCGCTTGACACCATGTGTGTGAATGAATCGCATCAGCAACATCCCTGGTGGTATAATTTTAAGTACATGGTCGTTGGGATCGTGTTTGGGATCGTATTTGTAAAAGCAGAGATCATATCCTGGTTCCGTATTCAGGAAATGTTCCGTCTCCAGAGTTTTCATATGTATGGGGTAATTGGAACGGCTGTTGTGGTTGGAGCGATCTCCGTTTGGTTGATCAAGCGGTTCAATATAAAAACCATTTACGGGGAGAAGATTGAATTTCACCCCAAAAAATTCAGCAAAGGACAGATCTATGGGGGTTTATTGTTTGGGTTGGGATGGGGATTGACCGGTGCATGTCCCGGGCCCTTGTTTGCCCAGATCGGTACAGGCATTCTGGTGATCGGGGTGGTTGTATTAAGTGCCATTGCCGGTACCTGGACCTATGGTTATTTCAGGGAGAAACTCCCCCATTAGAGGACCTGGATTTTGGAGATTGATGGATAAACAGGATTGATTGGGTAATTACTTGTCATTTATGAAATGGAATTTTAAAGAAAATGCCATTCTGTATGTATTGGTTCTCGCGATCATCGGGATTGCGGTAAAGGAGGTTTTGTCCTATCGTAGTCCGGCGCCAATGGTCCAATCCACCCAATTGGCGGAAGGCTGGAAGGCACCAAGCCTGTTCCTCGATGGAGAACTGAAAGGGGAGGAGCGAGAGGCGGTTATTTATGGCAATGAGATTGTGGCGAATACCGCACGTTTTTTCGGTCCTGAAGGACAGATCGCTCACCTTACCAATGGGATGAATTGCCAGAACTGTCACCTCGATGCCGGAAAACGGGAATGGGGAAATAACTATAGCGCCGTGTTCTCAACCTACCCCAAGTTTCGCGAACGGAGCGGGTCCATTGAATCCATTCCCAAAAGAGTAAATGATTGTTTTGAGCGCAGCCTCAATGGAACGGCCCTTGATTCAAACAGCAGGGAAATGCAGGCCATTGTGGCCTATATACGCTGGTTGGGTAAAGAAGTGCCTAAAGGAAAAAAGCCTGCCGGTTCAGGAATTGTGAACCTTCCCTATTTGGATCGTGCGGCAAGTCCGGAAAAAGGAGCCCTGGTGTACACTGCCAAATGTCAAAGTTGTCACGGAGCCGATGGTCAGGGACAAATTGACCCCACTGCTTACGGTTATGCCTATCCGCCTTTGTGGGGAAAAAACAGTTACAATACCGGGGCTGGAATGTTTCGCGTGTCACGATTGGCCGGCTATGTGCGGGATAATATGCCCTTTAATCAATCCAGCCATGGTGCGCCTGCCCTCACCGATGGGGAAGCCTGGGATGTAGCGGCCTTTGTCAACTCCCAACCGCGACCGGTAAAGGATCTTTCCGGTGATTGGCCGGATATTTCAAAAAAACCATTGGATCATCCATTTGGTCCTTATGCCGATGGATTTTCTGAACAGCAGCATAAATACGGGCCGTTTGGACCAATCGAAGCAGCCCGTAAAAAGAACTAAGCCCGGTTTTCACAGTTAAACGATTGCTATGCCCCAACCTCATGTCCCCCAGTGCCGGTGTAATTCCTGTGAGCAGGAAGTTATTTCCCGGGCAGAGAAAGAGATACATGTAAAAAATTCCTTGCAGGGTCGTCGCGATTTTTTACGCCAGGCCGGAAAGGTAGGACTGGGAATTGGAGGTGGTTTGGCGCTATCACCCCTGGCCGCTTCGGCCATGAACGGTGAAGATGCCCGGTATCAGCAACAGCAAATAGATAAAAGCCATGCCATTCGGGATGGGAAGGCGCAAAGACTTACAATTCTTCATACGGCCGATATTCATTCCCAGTTGATGGTCCATGATGAATTTTTTTGGGAAAACAATGCTCCGGTGTATCGTTCCCGAGGAGGTTTTGCCACCTTGAAATCCATGATCGACACCCTGCGAAAGAAAAATCCGGGAAATACACTCGTAATAGATGGGGGCGATTGTTTTCAGGGTGGAGGTGTAGCAGCCCTAAGCGAAGGCAAGGCCATTGTACCCTTGATGAATCATATCGGGTATGATATCATGCTCCCGGGAAACTGGGAAGTAGTGTATGGCAAAGAGATGATGATGAAAGATATGTTTGGCTATGATGGGGCAAAGGTTTGTGCCAATATGTTTCATGAAACCGATGATGAATTCAAAGGGGACCTGATCTTCCCGCCTTACTATGTACAACAGATAGCGGGGTTACGGATCGGGTTTATCGGATACAATGACCCACTCACACCTAAGCGTCAATCGCCAGCGTATAGTGCGGGAATCCGCTTTACCGCACCCGAACAGAATGTAGCCAAATACATTCGCTTGTTGAAGGAGTATGAACAGTGTGATATGGTATTCCTGCTTACGCATATGGGTCTTGCCCAACAGATCGGGCTTTCCAATAAACAGGAGGTGAAAGGGGCTGACTTTATTTTGGGTGCAGATACACACGAACGTGTACGTGAGCCCATTTCCGGAGCCTATTCCAAAGTTACCGAACCAGGTGCTTTTGGTTCCTTTCTGGCCCGGTTGGAGGTGGTGGTGGAAAAAGGCGAAGTAAAGGAAACGAATTACCAATTACTGGATGTTGACCCGGCACGGTACAAACCCGACAGGGAGATGCAAAGATTGGTGGAGAAGGCCCGGGAACCCTATAAGGAGAAACTGGATACGGTGATAGGGTATACCAAAACACCGCTGGTGCGGTATTTTGTGATCGAGACACCGATGGACAATTTCATCACAGACGCCATCATGTGGAAGTTCAGTCCGGATATTGCGTTAAGCAATGGCTTCCGATTTTGTCCCCCATTGGTTCCAGACCCCGAAAAAGGGGTAGCACCCATTACCCGTGATTATCTCTGGAGTATGTTGCCCGTGGATAGCGAGGCCAAGATCGGTCGTATTACTGGTAAGCAACTGCTTGACTGGCTGGAGAAAGAGCTGGAGAATGCATTTGCTACCGACCCGGCCAAACGGTTTGGTGGCTGGGTGGTCCGGTTCAAGGGCATGGAGGTCAATTTTACCATTGGGAATGCCAGGGGAAAAAGGGTAAACAGCGTAACGGTCAAAGGTCAACCGGTGGAACCGGAGAAGACCTACACCTTTGTTGCCTGTGAAAGGGAAGGAGATCCTGATACAACGATTTGCCGGGTAGATGGGGTTAAAGAACCACGCCGGTTGGGAGCCACCTTACACACCATAATCGAAGAATATCTGGCCGTTCATTCCCCTGTTTCACCAGTACTGGAAGGCCGGTGTACCGCAACCGACGCTCCGCAAACCCTGCTGACCCAGTTGATGGGCTTTGGCTATGAATTCAGATAGGCAGGACCCTGAAATCAAAATAGACCCACCTGCTTTTTTCTTTGGTGACAGTTATCACATAAGGGAACTATTTTTCCCTAAATGACACCGAATCATTTTACTGTTTGATACATATCATTCCTGTCAATGAGGCAACTCGTTATACGGGAACT from Chitinophagales bacterium carries:
- a CDS encoding MBL fold metallo-hydrolase, whose protein sequence is MKIEQIYTGCLAQGAYYIESDGEAVIIDPLREVEPYIQKAERNGARIKYVLETHFHADFVSGHLDLSKKTGAPIVYGPNAKPAFDFYAAKDGEELKVGKATIKVLHTPGHTMESTCYLLKDEHGKDVGLFSGDTLFIGDVGRPDLAQKVKADLTQDMLAGYLFDSLRNKIMPLSDDITVYPAHGAGSACGKNMSKETTDSLGNQKKTNYALRADMTKEEFIKEVTTGLVAPPAYFPLNVMLNIQGYESIDTVLERGLKGLSPEAFEAAANETGALLLDVRDAQTFSKAFVPNSINIGLSGSFAPWVGAMIPDIKQEILIITDPGTEEEVVTRLSRVGYDHVIGFLEGGIEAWKKAGKETDSIRSITAEELADILDKEPGANVLDVRKNSEFLSEHIIGAENAPLDFINDSMSQIDKNATTYVHCAGGYRSMVFTSILRARGFDNLVDVKGGFKAIKETNRFKVSDYVCPTTLL
- a CDS encoding rhodanese-like domain-containing protein; its protein translation is MLSLFKKLFGGTPVDFKQLMNEGALIIDVRSPGEFKSGHIKGAINIPLDQLSSKISDLKKKNKKLITCCRSGSRSGMAKGMLRSAGLDCVNGGPWDSLNRKIS
- a CDS encoding OprD family outer membrane porin, with translation MLLARYFLLLLFISRAWPLFAQHQELTDQPGLWRGQSDKQADTLSLLSAFKRGTLQGHFRYFFMATDNTRPYRDYYAHAMGGGIKYETAPFHGFRMGVSGFFAFNIGSSNLSDPDPLTGQMNRYEIGLFDIKDPANRTDIDRLEELYLQYEKKRTTIRVGRQLINTPFINLQDGRMRPTEVSGVWTETSIGLSTRVQAGFLYKVSPRSTVNWYNIGSSIGVYPTGISPNGERSGYAGYIKSKGILLMGLHHKWPGGLEGSIWNQFVENVFNTTLIQADWKTKPKAGTHWLAGIQFIQQNAVNAGGNSDPVHTYYEPRGQARTFGIRVGLASNRWEANLNYNRITAKGRYLMPREWGREPFFTFMPRERNEGLGDVHALVLKLGYKIPAQRIKLAAAAGYFDLPDVKDYALNKYGFPSYAQFNVDLRYEFGGWLKGLDAQLLAVYKARTGPDPGEGKYIINKVDMLLWNLVFNFHF
- a CDS encoding YeeE/YedE family protein, giving the protein MTELLKQPWPWYVAGAIIGLIVPALLILGNKHFGISANLRHTCAACFPAGINFFKYDWKKEIWNFFFVAGIFAGAFIAAQLLANPAPVQVHPNLVNELEQYGIKDRSNLMPADLFSMESLFSLRGLIMLIGGGFLVGFGSRYAGGCTSGHSIMGLSNLQWPSLVATIMFMAGGFLMVNLILPHILRL
- a CDS encoding YeeE/YedE family protein: MKESNTVKIEAPLVSEVEDNVDFEVRSLDTMCVNESHQQHPWWYNFKYMVVGIVFGIVFVKAEIISWFRIQEMFRLQSFHMYGVIGTAVVVGAISVWLIKRFNIKTIYGEKIEFHPKKFSKGQIYGGLLFGLGWGLTGACPGPLFAQIGTGILVIGVVVLSAIAGTWTYGYFREKLPH
- a CDS encoding c-type cytochrome yields the protein MKWNFKENAILYVLVLAIIGIAVKEVLSYRSPAPMVQSTQLAEGWKAPSLFLDGELKGEEREAVIYGNEIVANTARFFGPEGQIAHLTNGMNCQNCHLDAGKREWGNNYSAVFSTYPKFRERSGSIESIPKRVNDCFERSLNGTALDSNSREMQAIVAYIRWLGKEVPKGKKPAGSGIVNLPYLDRAASPEKGALVYTAKCQSCHGADGQGQIDPTAYGYAYPPLWGKNSYNTGAGMFRVSRLAGYVRDNMPFNQSSHGAPALTDGEAWDVAAFVNSQPRPVKDLSGDWPDISKKPLDHPFGPYADGFSEQQHKYGPFGPIEAARKKN
- a CDS encoding bifunctional metallophosphatase/5'-nucleotidase, whose amino-acid sequence is MPQPHVPQCRCNSCEQEVISRAEKEIHVKNSLQGRRDFLRQAGKVGLGIGGGLALSPLAASAMNGEDARYQQQQIDKSHAIRDGKAQRLTILHTADIHSQLMVHDEFFWENNAPVYRSRGGFATLKSMIDTLRKKNPGNTLVIDGGDCFQGGGVAALSEGKAIVPLMNHIGYDIMLPGNWEVVYGKEMMMKDMFGYDGAKVCANMFHETDDEFKGDLIFPPYYVQQIAGLRIGFIGYNDPLTPKRQSPAYSAGIRFTAPEQNVAKYIRLLKEYEQCDMVFLLTHMGLAQQIGLSNKQEVKGADFILGADTHERVREPISGAYSKVTEPGAFGSFLARLEVVVEKGEVKETNYQLLDVDPARYKPDREMQRLVEKAREPYKEKLDTVIGYTKTPLVRYFVIETPMDNFITDAIMWKFSPDIALSNGFRFCPPLVPDPEKGVAPITRDYLWSMLPVDSEAKIGRITGKQLLDWLEKELENAFATDPAKRFGGWVVRFKGMEVNFTIGNARGKRVNSVTVKGQPVEPEKTYTFVACEREGDPDTTICRVDGVKEPRRLGATLHTIIEEYLAVHSPVSPVLEGRCTATDAPQTLLTQLMGFGYEFR